The window GCACCCAGATAAGTTTAAGTTGGCAATGGAATATGAAAAAGACGGCTATACATGGATTCAGGATGAGCGATTAGAAGACCTCATCCAACCCGAACGCGTGTGCCAAATCAAAGAAGAACATTTAAAGAGAACGAATCGCATCTCCAACGAAAAATCTCCTTATCTGCTGGATATTTTAGATGAAGCAGAGGGAGAGGGTTGTGCAGCTTGTTTTATCTAATACCATGTCTTACGATATTGATTTTATAAAAAAAGGGCAGCTTAAACTACATATTCGGAAGTTTCTTTTATATCCTGAATATTGGAGCGATGTAAGCAATCAAATTCCTTATAGTCTAAACTGGAAAGGATATAAGTTTGAAAAGAAAAATGAAGTTAAAATTCCAGATCACAAAGGTGTTTATTGTTTTATTGTTAAACCCCAAATTTCAAACTTTTTTGAAACCAAGTATCTGTTCTATGTTGGACAAACGACAAGGACATTAAGACAAAGGTTCTATGAATATTTAGATGATCAAACAGGAAAAGGGAAGCCTAGACCCAAAGTATACGAAATGTTAAAACTTT is drawn from Bacteroidia bacterium and contains these coding sequences:
- a CDS encoding GIY-YIG nuclease family protein; translation: MSYDIDFIKKGQLKLHIRKFLLYPEYWSDVSNQIPYSLNWKGYKFEKKNEVKIPDHKGVYCFIVKPQISNFFETKYLFYVGQTTRTLRQRFYEYLDDQTGKGKPRPKVYEMLKLYQDNLYFFFSNINDNSQIDEVEEKLLNTFVPHINTDIPKAKIKSELRNIYE